Part of the Haliotis asinina isolate JCU_RB_2024 chromosome 8, JCU_Hal_asi_v2, whole genome shotgun sequence genome is shown below.
AAACTGGGGTTTGGACAACTCAAAGCCATGATCTGTCAACACAACCCGCAATCACTACACACAGTCAGAGTAAGTAACCCCGATTAAGACTTCTTATGTGTAGGTCGGttaggtagccaagtggttaaaacgttcactcatcacgcctaAGACgaagttcgatttcccacatgggcacaatgtgttaagcctatTACAGGTGTGCCCTGAATCATAGCTTGGACCTCTCAGTTCCCCAATTAGTTCCACTGAAACACAGTATGTTAAACTCCATCAAATCTACATTCTTAGGTGTGATCAGatattatactgaacagcatgATCTACTTATGCTGCTACAAAGCATGTAGTTCTGCCTTATTCGCATGGTTACATTGCCAGTTGTTAATTCTCCTAAAGCCAGCTTGAGTCACAACGAGTAGCAACTCATGTGATAGGACAGATGCATGAAGCCAAACCATGGACCATCCTATCTCAAAGTGCAAATATTACAACATTGTGGCATATGGCAATGTATTGTCACGGTTTCAACTCGTACATCAGTGACTTGGGATGTTTATGTCACTGATGTATGTGTTGAAATTGTGTTATTGAAAAtacttccccacatgggtacaatgtgtgaggcccattttcagtgtcccccgccgtgttattgctggaatattgctaaaagcggcgtaaacccaaaactcactcactcacttattgaaAATACGTACACTACTACATTTGAAAACAGACAAAGTCAAAAAGGCCGAGGtgaaagtcaaaagggccgaACAGAAAAATCTTTCGCAAGGTGTTACATTACTTATTGACTCATATAGCACTGAAACACATATATCATCATTTCATTAATAAAAAgttcacataattttcacaaTTTCACATCCGTTCATAATTCACACGACACATTCGTTCAAAAtttacacacattcactcataaTTTACACACTCGTTCATTAATTACACAAGTTCACATTCAGTTCACTTTATTTTTGTTCAGTGTTTACACAAGTTCACATGTGTTCGTAAGTCACACAAGTTCATTCGAACATGGGCATACACTTTGGAATACATTGTCAGGAGCGCATGTGGACTGAGCTGTACATGCGCCAAGCCGCAAAGATCTCAGTTGGTCAGGAGACGCTGATTTCTTCACAAATCTTGTGAGTTTTCCATGATAGGGGAGCTGGGAAGAAGCAGGGAGACTCTATCTTGTGGATTATCCGTGGCAGAAGGGGCATTTGGGCCCAGTGTTCTAATTCcatttaaaataacaacaacaaaaacaacaagaacaagaaaTTAAACACTATTTGTGCAAATTTACTAGgtaatttgatatttttctatttttcgGCCCTTTTCTCtgccattttgttttattttcggcCCATTTGACTGTTTTTACGGCACTTTTGACTACACCCCAACAATCAAAATTGAAAATTACAAACTAACATGCAGacctcaccctaaatatacattcaataaactagaacaggtataaaaaaaagagtcatcagaagatgacgtATCTCCCCGGCCaccacatatttgaaaagacaTATCATCTGACAGCTGTTTGATGTCTTTTTAGACTATCTTAGACTTagtgaatcgtttccatggaagtcatgaaaaatataaatgccatgtatctataaacagcaaaagacaccacttcaaCATCTATCTCATATATATGCCAAATTTTGCTGAACGATATTAAggagttttcgagttgtgctccggaaacgaagctcaTCCATCCCTTTTGAGCCTAagtccaaatcgtttccatggaaaatgggaaaattataaatcaccaaaatctgtatatagcaaaaggcaccaatttATGGTCTGCGCCACATATCTGCCACGTTTTGCAGAGAGATATTAagacgtttttgagttctgctccggaaatggaACTCACCTCTcactttgagactaagtccgaaacgtttccatggaaaccgagaaaatgataaatcaccaaaatccgcaaacagcaaaaggcacccctttagggtctgcctcacatatctgccataatttgcagaaaaatattaagaaGTTTGTGAGTGCTGCTTCGGAAACGAAACTCACCTCTCACTTTGAGACTAAGTTCGAATCGTTTCCATGtaaaccgagaaaatgataaatcacaaaaaaactgtaaatagcaaaggcaccactttggggtctaccACACATATCTGCTAAGCTTTGCTGAGAGATATTAGGAAGTTTTTTGCTTGTGCTCACACCTTTcactttgagactaagtccgaaacgtttccatggaaaccgagaaaataataaatcacaaaaaagcaaagggctCTACTTTAGGGTCTGACTggtatatgtaccaagttttgcagaaaaatgttgaacgatttttgagttatgctccggaaacgaagcccaccccaccatttgactaagaccaaaacgtcccatggaaaaacaaaaaacaaaaaaatgccaaaaatctgtaaatagcaaaaggcacaatcaTAGGTTCAGATCATTATATCTACCCATTTTGGTCTAaacatattgaacgttttttgagttatgctcgggaaagaaaatataatgatgacggacggacagatagacgaggcgtcgactagtTGTACAGATGTATTCCCCCGCTTTACATGCCGAGGGATAAATCTACAATCAATaaacttatttcagtgttggaatattaaaCCGAGGAAGGTGGAAATATTCCATGTAAAAAGAGCGGGGTACAGGCGGAACTCATTGCGAGAAAGATGGCGTGTGTCTCTCCTAGACAATACTACCGCAGTAGTTCACAAGTTTTGAAATCACAAGCGGAAACAACGCTGTCCTGTTGCTGTCTCGTGACCATGAATGCACGACGCGTCACCCCGCGTAACTTTCTGCAGAATCTCACAGTCTGGATGAAGTTTCCGCAGATTATTAACGGACCATATCGAGAGAGATCAAGAGAGGGGAGAGAGATGCTATAGAAGGAACACGTGTTATCAGTTCATGCAATACACAAGCATTACAGACATGCTTCGCACATACATAAATAGACAACTGCACATGTGACGGGGTAGTCCACAGTTCTATCGATCGCGACGAGTCAACTACATAAGGAGGTGTGAGAAAATGTaattataaataaatacagTTCCATAAGTAAGTAAATACCTATGAAAGGTATCCCCTAATTAAATAATGTtacgggttttttttttattattctaCCCTCCAGTTTCTACGTTGTAGGTAGATACCAAGACGTTTGGAAATGTACGAGGCACCTAACACCCATTGCGTTTTAGAACCGTCGATAATAGGGGGTTCCTCGTGTGAAGGATCCGGGCCAGGGGAAGTAACCTAATGAACAGCGCCCAGCCAACCGTTTGATATTGATTTTGTGTCCGCGGTTTATTTACATATGTATGCTATTGTTTGTTAAGTACAGTAAGACTTTAGGTTGGTTTGTATCCATATACATACTcctgaatagatataacgacATGACAATGGATATCTGTTGCTTTGTCTTTGTCTCTATGTAGCAGGGCCCGAAGCTGAAAGGGTATTGATAGGTCGTTGATTCAATCGGAAGCATTTGCAGAAATATTGATGCAATAATAGTATATATAATAGAATTATCAATGTGCAATAGTTCATAGTAGTAGTTTTAAACAGACTAGCTAACGTACAATACTCTATGTGTACAACCAATCTTGCCAAGTATATAGcactatatatatttgttaatatTCTAATTGCAAAATGATTATGAACGTATTTTTTTACAAATTATACTCATGTAGTAAATGGGTAGAAGGTTAACTGATCTATATTACACTTCATAAGCAATGAACATACatgtggttaactgtacagaaCAGTATGACATATTTGATGATCATACAAATCTCTAATTGACAATACCAGCAATAAGCATACCCTGTGGATGAGACTGGGGTGTCAACTGGCACAGCAACCACATATATCCAGTACATATCTGATTAAAATGTATATGCTCTCATAACTAGGAGTAACACACTTTACAATTTATGTACTACGTGAAATGATTATACCATATATTGCATACACATACTTTACCACAACAGATTTTAAATAACACATTCAGATTCTTATCTCATGCACACGAGAGTAAATGCTATTTGTCTGATGTACTGcaacaataaatgcaataatataaatatatatagatatactgAACTAACCTTATTTGGAAAGTACTTCTGTCAACTTGTCTGTTGAGTGACTTTGTGCAGGCTGTTAGACAATAGGTTTTAGTTGGAGAGTTAGCGTGGCCAATCAGTTGAGTACGTCAGGACTTCTTGCATTCTTCACCATGTACAGATCTGATAAACTTTACATACATTCAGTGGTACCAAATCTAGCAATATCAACTACCACTTAACTGCTGTTGCTGAaactttatttttaaaatgtgaaaaaaatgaagTTTGATGTTCTATATTCTATCATGCAAGAACTTagtaatatcaaatatattatcCGTTAGCAACCTAGCATGCAGTATGTACTATTGATAACATATTAAACCTACTTGTATATTTTAACTTAAGATTCACATCAGCAGTGTACTCACACTGTTTATTATTCACTGTTTCAGCTTTGACAATATGAACTGTCCTTGATGATACCAAGTATAATTAAATGATGTTAAACCAACCCTATAGGAAATGTAAAGGTTGGATGAGCAATAGGTTTCAGAGTCCCAGCTGTTGCAAACTGGCATTTGTTTATTACATGCATTTTTTAGCATCGTATGGTTCTCTGTTGGCAGAGTATCAGGTGTTTTGCTTGGAGTACAAGGAGACTGAAGGTTTGTACATGCATTCAAACTCACAGATAGTCTCACTGCATAGAGAGATAGATGACACACCATTACATGATATAAATCATAGCATGGAATGACGGACACCTAATCATGGAAAGATAAAGTTGTGTCATTAGTCTTTATGGTCTGATTTGTATTTCTGATCCTGTTGAGAACTTCAAACATTAGTCTCTCACCTATATGAGGTAGGCTAGTGatgaaagtgttcactcataATACCAACAAAGTAGGTTCTGTGCTCCACCTAGGTGCATTGTGTTAAACTTAACATATATTAATTCCTCTAATAATCGATaaagtattgctgaaagttgtCTAAGGTCCAGTtgctctctcattcactcacttattaactgtaaatatatattaatcaGTTATTTTAGACATATTGTAATCACACTTGAGATAATGACAAGCTCATGTTGTTTCCTCAATCTACAGCTTTGTGAAAGTGTCTGTTAAAGACAACTCTACTCAGATTATACTGTGAACCTGgttttttatacattttgtataCTACTTTAGACATATGAGACATAGCCCATTTTGCAAGGGAAGTATGAAACTGATACCTGGGCAGGTGGTTCTCGATATGTGGATATATACTTgatgaaagaaaaatgaaatattatcctcatcaaaagtttaaagaaatatatagGTATAAAGTTTCAAAGATGGGCATGTTTTAGGGGAGATGAATGATTCCACTTTTTTGCAGATCACAATGGTAGATGTTGTATTCCTGGGCACTGGTTGTGTTGTCGTCCTTTGTGTCATACAACTACTTCGACTGATCACTGCTGACTGTGATCTGGTGCTGCAGTGGGCAACAAAATTTGGAAAATCTCCAAGTATGCATTTAATGTATTGAAGTATAAATGTTGGCAGGATAGATTTAACCAGATGTAAGTCAAGAGAGGACTGGTGAACCATGAGAATGTGACAGATGCATCTGTAATCTAGCAAAATTATTTACTTTTCTGTTGATCTATTGATGACAGTTCTCATTAAATACATTCTGGTGTTATAAACAAATTATTTGCAAATATGAAGTTTTCCCCCTGAACTTTTTCCTTATCAGAGAAAAATATCCACTCTTGTTTACCATGTTTTACTGCACAAATGTTCATCAATAAAATggataaggccagaccaattttatttcttgttttacagatttttatcctcagaaaacctaaaggcaggagggaaaaaaatataaataaaatcaccaatcaaagtaatatttcattcaattcaaagtattttacttttggtaaTTATGAAGTCTATATGGGGCAAAAAATAATCTAAGGCCAGGCCAAttttaattcttgttttttttttaatttttgttctCTAAAGGCAGGctgcaaaaaaaaaataaaaatataatttccaatcaaagtaatattccttctaaattcTCAGAGTGTTTTATGTTTGACAATTTCTGAAGTGAATATGGGTAAAAAAAAACAgcctaaaaagtattttcttagagtttacatttttagtcattaaaaacattaggatttaaTTTTTGAGCGggaaaattcatttgtattttgttccTATTCTTGAAAATATACGGCAGGCCAATCcgtgaaacaagaaataaaattggtctggcctaatcaAGAAAATATTATAATCGTTCgaggaatacaaaatttcacaCTCATTTCATATAAGTCATATGACACACTCATTCGTGTATTATTCTTTCTATATGGTCTGGACTTAGTACTTGAATAATACTTTGAAATGCATGATTCTCCTTCTGCTTTGATACCGTAATCAATAACACATAAGCTATGTACAGTATACAACTACCGCAAACCACATGTGGTATAGTGAATTGAACTGCAGTATGCCAGAAGAAATAAAAAGAGAATACAAGTTGTAATGCTGGGTAGCACATTGCTTTAGAGAGGAGAATATAGGCAGGAGAATAAAATGGGATTGAATGGGTTGAAAATGTGTCTGACTTGGGTACTGTACTAAACTCTGTCTTGGTAGCTCAGTGGGCTAGCTCTATTAATACAGCCTAAGTCTGGACAAGAACTTTCCACTGTTTGTGATACTTCTGAGACTGCATGTCAGACAGTGTTAAAGTTGTAAATATGTCCAACTATTTGCATTAAAGTTTAATCTATTCCTACATCAGAATGCCTGAAAGGTAAAGTGGTGTGGGTGACTGGGGCCTCCAGTGGTATCGGGGAGTCCCTCGTTTATGAGCTGGCATCTGCTGGATGTCGCCTGGTGCTGTCCGCCCGTCGAGAGGAGGAGCTGAACAGAGTAAAGAAGCAATGTCTAAGTACGTCCAGTAGCTTTGGTACTTGTCAGTGATGTCTCAATATGTCCAGTAGCTTTGGTCATTGTCTGTGATGTCTCAATACATCCAGTAGCCTTGATACTAGTAAGAGATGTCTCTACATGTCCAGTAACCTTGCAACGTATCAGTGAGGTCTCAGTGTGTCCAGCAGCCTTGAAACTAGTCAGTGATGTCTCTGTATGTCCAGTAGCCTTGGAACTTGTTATTGATGTTTCAATGTTCTGTAGTCTTTGAACTAGTCAGGGATGTCTCTGTATGTCCAATAGCCTTCGAAAAGTCAATGATGTTTCAATATGTCCTGTTGTGTGTGTTCCTGCCCCAGTGGTATGTTACTGCCCAACTGATGTGTTCCTGCCCTGATAGTGTGATCCTGAAATAACAGTGTGTTCCTGACCAACTGATGTGTGTTCCTGCCCTAATGGTGTGTGTTCCTGCCCCACAGGTGTGTGTTCCTGCCCTAATAGCATGTGTTCCTATCCTAATGGCGTATACCTGCCCTAATGGTGTGTGTTCCTGCCCTAATTTTGTGTTCCTGCCCTAATGGTGTGTCTTACTGCCTTAACGGTGTGTTCCTGCCCTAATGGTGTGTTTTCCTGCCCTAACAGTGTGTTCCTGCCCTAATGGTGTGTGTTCCTGCCCTAACAATGTTTTCCTGCCCTAATGGTGTGTGGTCCTGCCCTAATGGTGAGTGTCCCTGCCCCAACGGTGTGTTCCTGCCCTAATGGTGTGTGGTCCTGCCCTAATGGTGTGTGTTCCTGCCCTAATGGTGTGTGGTCCTGCCCTAACGGTGTGTTCCTGCCCTAATGGTGTGTGTTCCTGCCCTAATGGTGTATGTTCCTGCCCTAATGGTGTGTGTTCCTGCCCCAACAATGTGTTCCTGCCCTAATGGTGTGTGTTCCTGCCCTAATGGTGTGTGTTCCTGCCCTATTGGTGTGTGTTCCTGCCCCAACGGTGTGTTCCTGCCCTAATGGTGTGTGGTTCTGCCCTAATGGTGTGTGTTCCTGCCCTAATGGTGTGTGTTACTGCCCTAATGGTGTGTTCCTGCCCTAATGGTGTGGTTCTGCCTTAATGGCATGTTTTCCTGCCCTAATGGTGTGTGTTCCTGCCCTAACAGTGTGTTCCTGCCCTAATGGTGTGTGGTTCTGCCCTGATGGTGTGTTCCTGCCCTAATGGTGTGTGTTCCTGCCCAAATGATGTGTGTATCTAAGTGTATTTTCCCTGCAGCATGTGGCCCACTTCAGGACAAGGACATCATGGTGGTACCATTGGACATGACCAAGCAACATGAACATGCAGATGCTGTCAAGAAAGTCCTCCAGCATTTTAAACAGGTACTTCTTCGGTCTCATGTGTTCATGTCTGTGTGCAAAGTTAGAAACAGCTACTGTTGTCAGTCACTAGTATTTCAACACAAAAGATTACCTAAATAATTATCAAAACTTACCATTTCTGTTAGTATCATCTGTTTGAAACAGAATTTCTGTATGGTTTTGATAGTTTGGACCACCATCTCCTCCACTGACTGCAGCTGATCTTCCTGATATCTTCTATGCAAAGCATTCAAGTATAACTAACAGCTATAACTTTGATGAACAAAAAGGACTCTTTTTCAGAAACTTTTATCGTTAGGCCTGGTTTACCTTTCCACCCCTCTGTTGGTGggacatgttttcaaaattatttttatcaaagGCCAAGGTCACTGTTCAGAATTATGTAGAACGTGATTAAgacatttatgatttgtcacaTGCAATAATATTTGACCATCATATTCATGTTTGTCAACAAGTCCTACCACACAAATGTCAACTACATCTCTGGTCAGATGTCAAGGTCTTTGGTCAgataccttttgacatttgctTGATTAGAGAATTTATTAAAAATTGTTCTATCAAATTCTCTGggcataaagtttgaaaattcATAAATATGAATTTGTGTACTTTTTTGGTGTCTGTACATATGCTTTGAAAATGATATGTCAAAGGTCAATGTGAGCATTCAGTTTATgaagcatgtttatttttgcccaCTTGAAATGTCACAGTATAAATAATTCTGGAAAAATTGAACAAAGATGATGGGATATATTTAAAAAACTGTGTGTGTCTGATGGTCAATAGGATGTACAATTTACTCTCCAGATAGACATTCTGGTGAACAACGCAGGCCGTTCACAGAGAGCTGAATGGGTGAAAACATCCATTGATGTTGATCGTGAGATGCTGGAGACCAATGTCCTGGGACCATTATCACTGACTAAGGCTGTCCTTCCTGACATGATAGCCAGGAGAGACGGTCACATTGTGGTCATGAGTAGTGTTGCTGGAAAAGTGGGTATGTTAATTTGACAGggaatttgtgtttttatgcAGATCTACTGCAAACATTTTATGGATGTATTTTGCAGACTTAGGTTTtacacatttatttacaaagtgTGTGTACATTCATAGCTGGTTTGGTGCGTCAATTCGTcagtgcacatttatcttttctagAGCAAAACTTTAAAACCAGtcagtatttcttcaccaaacttggcacatagatacatctggtggtgtactggtgccttttggtagtttgggtattctgaatgaaatatttttggtaTTTTCCATTGCATCAAAGGCTGACTTCTCAACTGACATTGGTGGTAGTGCCCTTTTCCGGAccagaactctaaaaccattcTCTATTACATCActaaacttgacacatagagtGGTCTAGTGGTGTGCCattgccttttgatagttttggaattctgagtGAAGTAATTTTTTGTCTTTCCATTGCAACAAGTtggacttagactgaaattggtggtagtgctcttttccagaTCAGAACTCTAAAATTGTTTACTGTTTCTTCACCAGACTTGACACATatatagatctggtggtgtactggtgccttttgatagttttggatttctgaataaaatatttttggtgtttCGATGGTTTCTTACCTCAGTCAAGGGAAATACCTCAACCAACTCTTGGCATCATTACCTTTGTCTTTGCAGCTAGATTGTAGTTTCTGATAGTGTCTGAATCTGATGTCACTGATGCATTATTTAATTTTAGGAGCTCCATTGTCCGGATCGTACACAGGGTCTAAACATGCACTGCAGGCAAGTCATAGTGTTTATAATGTTTTTAGACTATTACTTGTTGATTCGAAAGCTGAAACTATAACTTAACCAATAATCGGACCATGAAAGAAACACGTATGAAAGCAACAAACATTGAAGAAATGTGCTGTTAACAGCTTTGATCAAATATTAACCAAGTTCACAGGTCAATGCAACGATTCATTGGGTGTAATGGCAAAGCAGGAGAAGTGACAAGAAGCGTCTTAGTGCTTTTGCTGTAAATAGTTCAGGACAAAAGTGAGCTTTATTACACCATACATGGGAGTAGAGTGAAGTGTATTTTTTCTAAGATGACAGATTTAACAGACAGAAATTAATCTAGGCAggaaataaacagaaatgtGATGTAATCCTCATTCAGGGCTACCTGATGGGCTCTTCCAAAGACATCTGCCTACCTATGTTAAGACGCATGTTACCAGgaaaacaggcttcacacattggaccatttggggaatcaagtTCTTGTCCTTGACGTGACAAGCGAGTGCTTTCACCACTAGCCGTCTTCTTTACTCCTGGTTGTACATTGTTGAAGGGTAGCAAGGAGCAGAGAAGAGATGATGTATTTAAGACTTGAAATCTGGCACCGATTGTCACATACTACAGAAACAATAGAAATACCATTGAAATCATTGGTCAAACCAGGTAGCTAAGTAGAAGAATAACTTTACCTAGGAATTGGTAGTGTGTGCGACTGTTCGTTTAAAGTGCTGTTGTAAAATACTTACATTGAAAGTCCAAATATTTACATTCTGCTAAATTCTATACTGGGATATTATTTCTGTACACAGGGCTGGTTTGAGTGTTTGCGGGTtgaacagtattccaacaatatcaaagtgACGATTGTCTGTCCTGGACCTGTCTTCTCCAACCTACTGGCTATTGCCATGACTGAGGAGAAAGGAAAGGTGAGATGGTAAACACTTCAATTCACTtgtgatcttagcactaagactgtcTTGTGATCTTAGTACTAAGACTGTCTTGCCTGGTCTGTCCTGGACCTGTCTTCTGCAACATACTGGCTATTGCCATGACAGAGGAGAAAGGAAAGGTGAGATGGTAAACACTTCAATTCACTtgtgatcttagcactaagactgtcTTGTGATCTTAGTACTAAGACTGTCTTGCCTGGTCTGTCCTGGACCTGTCTTCTGCAACATACTGGCTATTGCCATGACAGAGGAGAAAGGAAAGGTGAGATGGTAAACACTTCAATTCACTTGTGATCTTAGTACTAAGACTGTCTTGCCTGGTTTGTCTTCAACCTACTGTCTACTGCCATGACAGAGGAGAAAGGAATTGCAGGATGGTAAGGAGTGAAATATTCCAAGATAGGCTTTAGAAGGAATTGGTAATGTAATCAAGCTTGTTTTAGAACAAACTGTCAAACTGCTTTCTGGAGATAGATTTAGATTTTGAAAAATTCATGAAGTGAAAGCTAATCTGTTCCAGTATTCCACTCTGTCACCTGTTTGTACATCTCCCTTTAGTTTCTTATCTGCTTTCATGATTGCTTGGAGCTGTCATGGCTGCCTGTTGGTGAG
Proteins encoded:
- the LOC137295087 gene encoding dehydrogenase/reductase SDR family member 7-like isoform X1; its protein translation is MVLCWQSIRCFAWSTRRLKITMVDVVFLGTGCVVVLCVIQLLRLITADCDLVLQWATKFGKSPKCLKGKVVWVTGASSGIGESLVYELASAGCRLVLSARREEELNRVKKQCLTCGPLQDKDIMVVPLDMTKQHEHADAVKKVLQHFKQIDILVNNAGRSQRAEWVKTSIDVDREMLETNVLGPLSLTKAVLPDMIARRDGHIVVMSSVAGKVGAPLSGSYTGSKHALQGWFECLRVEQYSNNIKVTIVCPGPVFSNLLAIAMTEEKGKVVGGEMKAGEKRMATSRCASLTAVAIANQLDEVWISFHPVLAFTYLFQYFPSFARRKACKIGLAELKKMREGQ
- the LOC137295087 gene encoding dehydrogenase/reductase SDR family member 7-like isoform X2, with the translated sequence MVDVVFLGTGCVVVLCVIQLLRLITADCDLVLQWATKFGKSPKCLKGKVVWVTGASSGIGESLVYELASAGCRLVLSARREEELNRVKKQCLTCGPLQDKDIMVVPLDMTKQHEHADAVKKVLQHFKQIDILVNNAGRSQRAEWVKTSIDVDREMLETNVLGPLSLTKAVLPDMIARRDGHIVVMSSVAGKVGAPLSGSYTGSKHALQGWFECLRVEQYSNNIKVTIVCPGPVFSNLLAIAMTEEKGKVVGGEMKAGEKRMATSRCASLTAVAIANQLDEVWISFHPVLAFTYLFQYFPSFARRKACKIGLAELKKMREGQ